Proteins from one Deinococcus actinosclerus genomic window:
- the recF gene encoding DNA replication/repair protein RecF (All proteins in this family for which functions are known are DNA-binding proteins that assist the filamentation of RecA onto DNA for the initiation of recombination or recombinational repair.) codes for MRLDSLSTLNYRNLAPCTLLFPAGVTGVFGENGAGKTNLLEAAFLALTGLTDVTRLEQLVQQGETEAYVRADLESSGSLSVQEVGLGRGRRQLKVDGVRVRTGDLPRGSAVWIRPEDSELVFGSPSGRRAFLDSLLSRLSARYAEVLSRYERTVSQRNAALRGGEEWAMHVWDESLVRLGTEIMTVRRRALVRLNELAAEANAALGSRKSLTLSLAESTTPEAYAQDLASRRAEELARGSTATGPHRDDLVLTLGDFPASEYASRGEGRTVALALRRAELELLAERFGERPVLLIDDFSAELDPGRRAFLLDLAASVPQAIVTGTERAPGAALTLRAHGGRFTPEVTAEPLPGEPLAEEVRA; via the coding sequence GTGCGTCTGGATTCGCTGTCCACCCTGAATTACCGGAATCTCGCCCCGTGTACCTTGCTGTTCCCGGCGGGCGTGACCGGGGTCTTCGGGGAGAACGGCGCGGGCAAGACGAACCTGCTGGAGGCGGCGTTCCTGGCCCTGACCGGCCTGACGGACGTGACGCGCCTGGAGCAGCTGGTGCAGCAGGGCGAGACCGAGGCGTACGTGCGGGCGGACCTGGAGAGCAGCGGCAGCCTGAGTGTGCAGGAGGTCGGGCTGGGGCGCGGGCGGCGGCAGCTGAAGGTGGACGGCGTGCGCGTGCGCACCGGGGACCTGCCGCGCGGGAGCGCCGTGTGGATCCGTCCGGAGGACAGCGAGCTGGTGTTCGGGTCGCCGTCGGGGCGGCGGGCGTTCCTGGATTCGCTGCTGTCGCGCCTGAGTGCCCGCTACGCGGAGGTCCTGTCGCGGTACGAGCGTACGGTGTCACAGCGCAACGCGGCCCTGCGCGGCGGTGAGGAATGGGCGATGCACGTCTGGGACGAGTCCCTGGTGCGCCTGGGGACCGAGATCATGACGGTGCGCCGCCGCGCGCTGGTGCGCCTGAACGAACTGGCGGCCGAGGCGAACGCCGCGCTGGGCAGCCGCAAGAGCCTGACGCTGAGCCTCGCGGAGTCCACCACGCCTGAGGCCTACGCGCAGGATCTCGCGTCGCGCCGCGCGGAGGAACTCGCGCGGGGCAGCACCGCGACCGGCCCGCACCGGGACGATCTGGTGCTGACGCTGGGGGACTTCCCGGCCAGCGAGTACGCCAGCCGCGGCGAGGGCCGCACGGTGGCGCTAGCGCTGCGCCGCGCGGAACTGGAACTCCTGGCGGAACGCTTCGGCGAGCGGCCCGTGCTGCTGATCGACGACTTCTCGGCGGAACTCGACCCGGGGCGGCGGGCGTTCCTGCTGGACCTGGCAGCCAGCGTCCCGCAGGCGATCGTGACGGGCACCGAGCGCGCCCCCGGCGCGGCCCTGACCCTGCGCGCGCACGGGGGCCGCTTCACGCCGGAGGTCACCGCTGAACCTCTGCCCGGGGAACCGCTGGCCGAGGAGGTGCGCGCGTGA
- a CDS encoding DUF721 domain-containing protein, with translation MGATLGSAKLTGGIQRARAILLWPQAVGPEIARITRPRTQQGGTLFIEVRDSATAHHLSMQRHHFLKALNALLPDAPLTELRFGVGTVREPTAPVAVAPLPAPDRARARELVQDVPDDLKSAALRAAEAITRARKWREEQGFRPCPVCGEASREQPCRACTLTLDDPNVRRAARALMRHPERLEGLRDTLGNSGVQAARFLALRQLEEQLELLALECVRSGEGGGYQGFLAEQAALYLTLLLSRPRAALKRSDRAYLPERVRHVLNASD, from the coding sequence ATGGGGGCCACGCTGGGCAGCGCGAAACTCACGGGCGGCATCCAGCGGGCGCGGGCGATCCTGCTGTGGCCGCAGGCGGTCGGCCCGGAAATCGCGCGGATCACGCGGCCCCGCACGCAGCAGGGCGGCACGCTGTTCATCGAGGTGCGTGACAGCGCCACCGCGCACCACCTCAGCATGCAGCGGCACCACTTCCTGAAGGCCCTGAACGCCCTGCTGCCCGACGCGCCCCTGACCGAGCTGCGTTTCGGGGTGGGCACCGTGCGCGAACCGACCGCGCCGGTGGCGGTGGCGCCGCTGCCCGCTCCGGACCGCGCCCGCGCACGGGAACTCGTGCAGGACGTTCCGGACGACCTGAAGAGTGCCGCGCTGCGCGCCGCCGAGGCGATCACCCGCGCGCGCAAGTGGCGCGAGGAACAGGGCTTCCGGCCCTGCCCGGTGTGCGGGGAGGCCAGCCGCGAGCAGCCCTGCCGCGCCTGCACGCTGACGCTGGACGACCCGAACGTGCGCCGCGCCGCCAGGGCGCTCATGCGCCACCCCGAGCGGCTGGAGGGCCTGCGCGACACGCTGGGGAACAGTGGCGTGCAGGCCGCGCGGTTCCTGGCGCTGCGGCAGCTGGAGGAACAACTCGAGCTGCTGGCGCTGGAGTGCGTCCGCAGTGGCGAGGGCGGCGGGTACCAGGGGTTCCTGGCCGAGCAGGCGGCGCTGTACCTGACGCTGCTCCTCAGCCGGCCCCGCGCCGCCCTGAAACGCAGTGACCGCGCGTACCTGCCCGAGCGGGTGCGGCACGTCCTGAACGCCAGCGACTGA
- a CDS encoding MogA/MoaB family molybdenum cofactor biosynthesis protein translates to MTDAPDGTPTPSPVQPGGSAGSHREASPRRVRVAILTVSDTRTPETDTSGQFLRAEIEAQGHEVVAYRVVKDDAVQIRSALVAFTREATVVISSGGTGITGRDVTVPVVESLITKPIPGFGELFRMLSYQQVGGAAMLSRAVAGLVRGAVVFAMPGSLNAVQTAWNGILKDELGHLAFEVERHGQPGVLTPPPLPGPDAPAPPPMPGAGGGVAAGLGRHKKGGSL, encoded by the coding sequence ATGACCGACGCCCCGGACGGCACGCCCACCCCCTCCCCCGTTCAGCCCGGCGGTTCGGCCGGTTCGCACCGTGAGGCCTCGCCCCGGCGGGTGCGGGTGGCGATCCTGACGGTCAGCGACACCCGCACGCCCGAGACGGACACCAGCGGGCAGTTCCTGCGCGCCGAGATCGAGGCGCAGGGGCACGAGGTCGTGGCGTACCGCGTCGTGAAGGACGACGCCGTGCAGATCCGCTCGGCCCTCGTGGCGTTCACGCGCGAGGCGACCGTCGTGATCTCCAGCGGCGGCACCGGCATCACGGGCCGCGACGTGACCGTGCCGGTCGTGGAGAGCCTGATCACCAAACCCATCCCCGGCTTCGGCGAGCTGTTCCGGATGCTCAGCTACCAGCAGGTGGGCGGCGCGGCCATGCTGTCACGCGCCGTGGCCGGACTGGTGCGCGGCGCGGTGGTGTTCGCCATGCCGGGCAGCCTGAACGCCGTGCAGACCGCCTGGAACGGCATCCTGAAGGACGAGCTGGGTCACCTCGCGTTCGAGGTGGAACGCCACGGGCAGCCGGGCGTCCTGACCCCGCCGCCCCTCCCCGGGCCGGACGCCCCGGCGCCACCCCCGATGCCCGGCGCGGGGGGCGGCGTGGCCGCCGGCCTGGGCCGCCACAAGAAAGGCGGGAGCCTGTGA
- a CDS encoding DEAD/DEAH box helicase, giving the protein MTQHTRAPRRASSTSAASTAPAPTVRDWQTLLGDRTPTPVQAQAIPALLDGRDVITTARTGSGKTLAFLIPAAARGIGMRPTRGMQPEALVITPTRELAVQIRDVATELGMTAGRITGGITPGQTTREATGKGLITGTPGRLKDLIGRGELRLNNLRYVVLDEADELLSLGFLRDVGDILRHARDQQPQGRTLQIAMASATFPAEIRDVAQRFMHDPARIDVAPTPGADATGDILGGVSTATHLLHHTTKDALLTDAARHTRAALKEPGGCVVLFSRTKHLVKRRAQHLGDLLPGEQVSPLEGNMDQKKRERTMQALRDGQSRILVATDIAGRGIDLPEVRLVIHLDVAATAEDHVHRSGRTARAGRDGTNLILLAPEQRALWQGIRRKLPAALQPPATPEERQIDPEVQEKRGQGRGQGQSQGRGGQPGRGAGQQPRSAQGGSQGQRQGAPRQGQQGGGRSEGRPQRSEGRPQQRQDTPGTGAGRVGPQRPKRRR; this is encoded by the coding sequence ATGACCCAGCACACCCGCGCGCCCCGCCGCGCCAGCAGCACCTCCGCCGCCAGCACCGCCCCCGCCCCCACCGTGCGCGACTGGCAGACCCTCCTGGGCGACCGCACGCCCACTCCCGTGCAGGCGCAGGCGATTCCCGCCCTGCTGGACGGCCGGGACGTCATCACGACCGCCCGCACCGGCAGCGGCAAGACCCTCGCGTTTCTGATCCCCGCCGCCGCGCGCGGCATCGGCATGCGCCCCACGCGCGGCATGCAGCCCGAGGCCCTGGTCATCACGCCCACGCGCGAACTCGCCGTGCAGATCCGCGACGTCGCCACCGAACTCGGCATGACCGCCGGGCGCATCACGGGCGGCATCACCCCCGGGCAGACGACCCGCGAGGCGACCGGCAAGGGCCTGATCACCGGCACGCCCGGCCGCCTGAAGGACCTCATCGGGCGCGGCGAGCTGCGGCTGAACAACCTGCGCTACGTCGTCCTCGACGAGGCCGACGAGCTGCTCTCGCTGGGCTTCCTGCGCGACGTGGGTGACATCCTGCGCCACGCCCGCGACCAGCAGCCGCAGGGCCGCACGCTGCAGATCGCCATGGCCTCCGCCACGTTCCCCGCCGAGATCCGCGACGTCGCGCAGCGCTTCATGCACGACCCCGCGCGCATCGACGTGGCCCCCACCCCCGGCGCGGACGCCACCGGCGACATCCTGGGCGGGGTCAGCACCGCCACGCACCTCCTGCACCACACCACCAAGGACGCCCTCCTGACCGACGCGGCCCGGCACACCCGCGCCGCGCTGAAAGAACCCGGCGGCTGCGTCGTGCTGTTCAGCCGCACCAAACACCTCGTCAAGCGCCGCGCCCAGCACCTCGGCGACCTGCTGCCCGGCGAGCAGGTCAGCCCGCTCGAAGGGAACATGGACCAGAAGAAGCGCGAGCGCACCATGCAGGCGCTCCGTGACGGGCAGTCCCGCATCCTGGTCGCCACCGACATCGCCGGACGCGGCATTGACCTGCCCGAGGTGCGCCTCGTGATTCACCTGGACGTCGCCGCCACCGCCGAGGATCACGTGCACCGCTCGGGCCGCACCGCCCGCGCCGGACGCGACGGCACCAACCTGATCCTCCTGGCGCCCGAACAGCGCGCCCTGTGGCAGGGCATCCGCCGCAAGCTGCCCGCCGCGCTGCAACCCCCCGCCACGCCCGAGGAACGCCAGATCGACCCCGAAGTGCAGGAAAAACGCGGCCAGGGTCGCGGGCAGGGCCAGAGTCAGGGTCGCGGCGGACAGCCGGGCCGGGGCGCCGGACAGCAGCCGCGCAGCGCGCAGGGCGGCAGCCAGGGCCAGCGGCAGGGGGCTCCCCGTCAGGGCCAGCAGGGCGGTGGGCGCAGCGAAGGGCGCCCGCAACGCAGTGAGGGCCGTCCCCAGCAGCGCCAGGACACCCCGGGGACCGGCGCCGGCCGCGTCGGCCCGCAGCGCCCCAAACGCCGCCGCTGA
- a CDS encoding IS4 family transposase, whose translation MVTARSVNQSDLCAHLPGARSLDAKKRRVERGCRDPQLTGPVFLAFLLALLPPGKLLLSMDRTTWERGESPLNLLVLGVVLHGYTVPLVWTALDHDGNSGTVRRIQLVSRLLKALPAGRWKGLVADREFIGGEWFRFLRRKGIKRAIRIRKNAVVDELRVDAWFGDLKVGEVRCMAEKAYVYGEVMQVVATRSPAGDLVAIATDFSVWDTCVLYRARWSVECTFASLKVRGFDVERTGITRPDRLERLFGLVVLAWISCLRVGVWLQAQVPVKVKAHGRAAMSLVRYGAERLCHALRWNLPELPALIRLLSTPFHAPGAA comes from the coding sequence ATGGTGACCGCGAGGAGCGTGAACCAGAGTGACCTGTGCGCCCACCTGCCTGGGGCACGCTCCCTCGACGCGAAGAAACGCCGGGTGGAACGAGGGTGCCGGGATCCCCAGCTGACCGGACCGGTGTTCCTGGCCTTCCTGCTGGCCCTGCTGCCCCCTGGGAAACTTCTGCTCAGCATGGACCGGACGACCTGGGAGCGTGGCGAGTCGCCCCTGAACCTCTTGGTCCTCGGCGTCGTGTTGCACGGGTACACGGTGCCGCTCGTCTGGACCGCTCTCGATCACGACGGCAACAGCGGCACGGTCCGGCGCATCCAATTGGTCTCACGACTCCTGAAGGCCCTTCCAGCGGGCCGCTGGAAGGGCCTGGTCGCTGACCGGGAGTTCATCGGTGGGGAGTGGTTCCGCTTCCTGAGGCGCAAGGGCATCAAACGGGCCATTCGCATCCGAAAGAACGCTGTGGTCGACGAGCTGCGCGTGGACGCGTGGTTCGGTGATCTGAAGGTTGGAGAAGTCCGGTGCATGGCTGAGAAGGCGTACGTCTACGGTGAGGTGATGCAGGTCGTGGCCACCAGGTCCCCTGCGGGGGACCTGGTGGCCATTGCCACAGATTTCAGCGTGTGGGACACCTGCGTGCTGTACCGGGCTCGCTGGTCGGTAGAGTGCACGTTCGCGAGCCTCAAGGTCCGCGGGTTCGATGTGGAGCGGACCGGCATCACCCGCCCGGACCGGCTGGAACGTCTGTTCGGGCTGGTCGTCCTGGCCTGGATCAGCTGCCTCAGGGTGGGCGTGTGGCTCCAGGCGCAGGTTCCGGTCAAGGTGAAGGCTCATGGCCGGGCGGCCATGAGCCTCGTGCGGTACGGCGCGGAGCGGCTGTGCCATGCCCTGCGGTGGAATCTCCCCGAGTTACCCGCACTGATCAGGCTGCTGAGCACGCCATTTCACGCGCCAGGCGCGGCTTGA